A window of the Cynocephalus volans isolate mCynVol1 chromosome 10, mCynVol1.pri, whole genome shotgun sequence genome harbors these coding sequences:
- the PGLYRP2 gene encoding N-acetylmuramoyl-L-alanine amidase, producing the protein MSSGSQNPTVKAQDVLWILLGLLLWPEPGTASLPLLMDSVIQALTELEQKAPVTKASCTPSAWMLSAQDSGPRDPLHHFLLELQSLKAAEMDHHALSPELQSLAKEVARHGVRGRQEYGVVLAPDGSTVAVEPLLAGLEAGLQGRRVVNLPLHNTATLLDTGANFPDVAATAPDVRATSPGLRDASPDVTSADVGANSSDAGTSSPDVQASLLDAKSPTTVDSLLAVTLAGNLGLTFLQGPQSRSHPGLGMEGCWDQLSAPQNFTLLDPKASLLTMAFLNGALDGALLGDYLSRTPEPRPPLSRLLSQYYGAGVAGDPGLRSNFRRQNGAALTSASTLAQQVWGALLLLQRLEPAHLQLQGMSQEQLAQVATYATKELTEAFLGCPAIHPRCRWGAAPYRGRPTPLQLPLGFLYVHHTYLPASPCTSFAHCAANMRSMQRFHQDTRGWDDIGYSFVVGSDGYVYEGRGWHRVGAHTRGHNSQGFGVAFVGNYTASLPTEAALRTVRDLLPSCALRAGLLRPDYSLLGHRQLVRTDCPGDALFGLLRTWPHFAATV; encoded by the exons ATGTCCTCTGGAAGCCAGAATCCCACAGTGAAAGCCCAGGATGTACTCTGGATCCTGCTCGGATTGCTGCTGTGGCCGGAGCCAGGAACAG CATCCCTGCCCCTGCTCATGGACTCCGTCATCCAGGCCCTGACTGAGCTAGAGCAGAAGGCACCAGTGACCAAGGCCAGCTGCACCCCTTCTGCATGGATGCTGTCAGCCCAGGACTCTGGCCCCCGTGATCCCCTCCACCACTTCCTACTGGAGTTGCAGAGTCTCAAGGCTGCCGAGATGGATCACCATGCACTGAGCCCAGAGTTGCAAAGCCTGGCCAAGGAGGTGGCCCGACATGGTGTTCGGGGCAGGCAGGAATACGGGGTGGTGCTCGCACCTGATGGCTCAACTGTGGCCGTGGAGCCTCTCCTGGCAGGTCTGGAGGCAGGGCTGCAGGGGCGCAGGGTTGTAAATTTGCCCCTGCACAACACGGCTACCCTTCTGGATACCGGAGCCAACTTTCCAGATGTTGCAGCCACAGCACCAGATGTAAGAGCCACCTCTCCAGGACTTAGAGATGCCTCTCCAGATGTCACCTCTGCAGATGTTGGAGCCAATTCTTCAGATGCTGGAACTAGCTCTCCAGATGTCCAAGCCTCCTTGCTAGATGCCAAGTCCCCAACTACTGTGGACAGCCTCCTGGCGGTCACACTGGCTGGAAACCTGGGCTTGACCTTCCTCCAGGGCCCCCAGAGCCGGAGCCATCCAGGTCTGGGAATGGAGGGCTGCTGGGACCAGCTTTCAGCCCCCCAGAACTTCACACTCTTGGACCCCAAGGCGTCGCTGCTCACCATGGCCTTCCTCAATGGTGCACTGGATGGGGCCCTCCTTGGAGACTACCTGAGCCGGACCCCTGAGCCTCGGCCTCCCCTCAGCCGCCTGCTAAGCCAGTACTACGGAGCTGGCGTGGCCGGAGACCCAGGGCTCCGCAGCAACTTCCGACGGCAGAATGGGGCTGCTCTGACTTCAGCCTCTACCCTGGCCCAGCAGGTGTGGGGGGCCCTTCTCCTGCTACAGAGGCTGGAGCCAGCACACCTCCAGCTGCAGGGCATGAGCCAAGAACAGCTGGCCCAGGTGGCCACCTATGCTACCAAGGAGCTCACTGAGGCCTTCCTGG GATGCCCGGCCATCCACCCGCGCTGCCGCTGGGGAGCGGCGCCATACCGGGGCCGCCCGACGCCGCTGCAGCTGCCTCTCGGGTTCTTGTATGTGCATCACACGTACTTGCCCGCATCACCCTGCACGAGCTTCGCGCACTGCGCAGCCAACATGCGCTCTATGCAGCGCTTCCACCAGGACACGCGCGGCTGGGACGACATCGGCTACAG TTTCGTGGTGGGCTCGGACGGTTACGTGTACGAGGGCCGCGGCTGGCACCGGGTGGGCGCGCACACGCGCGGACACAACTCCCAAGGCTTCGGCGTGGCCTTCGTGGGCAACTACACGGCATCGCTTCCCACCGAGGCCGCGCTGCGCACGGTGCGCGACCTGCTCCCGAGTTGCGCGCTGCGCGCCGGCCTCCTGCGGCCCGACTACTCGCTGCTCGGCCACCGCCAGCTCGTGCGCACCGACTGCCCCGGCGACGCGCTCTTCGGCCTGCTGCGAACCTGGCCGCACTTCGCCGCG ACTGTGTAG